Part of the Drosophila pseudoobscura strain MV-25-SWS-2005 chromosome 2, UCI_Dpse_MV25, whole genome shotgun sequence genome, AAATCTATCCCACATGGCCCACACAAGCTGGCAATTTGTAGGTCGGCTCTTTAATTAGCTGGCTAACAGGCTGTCGTCTAATTAATGAAAGAGCCAAGCGGCGGCAGAGgcggtggcagaggcagaggcagcggcacaAGTTGAGGCCGTAACAGTAGCTGTAACAGTAGCAGGCTCAGGTTCGGCTCCGGCGGCAGCTTGCCACCAAATTGTATGAACAACATTTGCATAATGTGGCCACagtcaaagccaaaggcaGAGGAGGAAGGCGACgtgcggcaggcggcagatgGCAGGCTTCGAGGAGACTGCATGTTGGTATGTATCAACTTCAAGCCTCAAGGATCGGTGCAGTGCAGTCCTTTGCATTTTTAATCAATCGCTTTAACCGAACCCAACTCCAACAGCCCCCAGCCCCGCACCGCTCAATCAGCAGAAAGTGAACGCGCGTGGCATGAATAAATTAAAACGATTTCGTGCCACATTTTTCCTCAAAGATTTATTACAAAGAGCAACCGCTCTCGAGTGCCCCTCCACCAACATtcctctgctcctgctctgctcctgctcctgctgctgatgatgatgatgattatgctgCTTCTTATTGCTTTTCGTTCacttttttttcttggctGCTGCCAAAGATTGTTGCATATCAAATGGCGCCTAAGTGCTGGGCGTGTGCCTTCGGAGCGACGTGTGGCAGGCGGCGCCTGGTGCGTCCCaccaaaacaaatcaaatcagaatCGAAGCGTCTGGAGCGAGGCGTCGGGCTTTTGGGCTTTTTATGGCCTCGACtccatttatttaaattcaattttatattaGCGGCACTCACTTTCGCCTTTATTACCAAAAGAATGACTTACAAAGTGGATTTGAAGGCGCCTATAAACGCCGGCCAGAAACAAGGCCCGAAACTCCTGCCAAAGAGGATTGGGTTTCCTATTCAGCGGGGGAATCCAAGCAGATGACAGGGAATTAAACATCGTCCTTCAATGTTCCTCCAGTCTCCTCTCCCAACCTCCTCCCACAGGTCGTGCTAGTCTCTCTCTATCAGTGTCAGACCCGTGTGACGTTGCCTGTCGAATGCActaaaaataccaataaaaGTGTCCTTGGAGTGTGCCAAAAAAAGAATATGGGAATAGTATAGGCCAGAGAACAGTGGCAGAGAGCTCTCAACTAAAAGCAGCTTAAGTGGCTTTTTGTGCGCCATTTAATTGACAGAAGTCGGAGCTTCCACCTGCCTCATGAAATTATGAATTGAGCTGCagggaaaatttaatttccggGTAGAGTTGAGATTCTCCAGCTGCATCTGCATACAATTTTCATGAATTAAAAGCCTGCTGATATTTAAGtaaaaagttaaaaaacaATGACTGGCTCTGCCAATCACTTTGCAGCATGCCTTAAATGgctaattaattaaaagtgaaaaacAAAGAGCCAACAAttgtttctttctgtttttttgtaatGAGAAACCCAAACAAAGCAGAGGGATAGAAACACGCCAGGACGTATGCAACGCTTTTTTTAATATCAGCCTGGCGAAGCCCCCTAATGAAAGTTTCTCTTGTTGTGGTTTGTCTGTTGTGGTCCAGCTATGTTGAAAGTTGAAACAAAAGTACGCCATGCAAAAACAGggccaaaagaaataaaggAATTTCGAAAAACATAAGGAACATGCTCGGGCATTTAATGGTTGACATTCCTTTGAGTAACCTGCATATAATAAGTGCATTCCGTAAGCAAAATTTATTCACTGGAATTTCCCAGAAATCTGCCAGAAATTGTCCACAATTCTGggacaaaataaatattttagtttGCTGACCCTGCAATGCAACGGTTATCCTCAAGGATAACCTTCATGTGGGTCACATGTAGCTCATTCGGCTTATTTGCAATTTGAACATTATTAGACGACCTATGTATATGACAGACATGACCAACAGACCTTGTCAGCATCTGGGGATAATAAAACAAACCCCAATGGCAGAGCTGACGAAGGCTAGACAAttgacagacggacagacagagagacagccagacaggTTGGAGGAGAAAGTCCAAAAGTCAGTCACTCTTCTGACCTCATccaagtacgagtatctgggGTTCGTGTCTGGCGAgtaaacaaaatcaaagtgCACTCTCATGCTTAAGAGAACCCGGACACGTCGAATCAACCAGggtcacgcacacacacaaacaccgcACAGATACTgatacagacacacagatacacagatgctTCCATTCCACGACTGTTCCACTGACTGATGCTAATAATGTGCGCTGCAAAGTTTCGGGAGCACCTGGTGGAAAAGTGCTTTCCtagtttaatttaaaataattaccGCTGAAAGCCAGGGCAAACTATGCAGGAATTTCGGAGGCGTCTATGCATCtgtgagtatctgtgtgtgcgtgaaaTTTATGTGTGGCATGTGAGTGTGCTAGGGAAATTTGTTGGCCATGTGCGCGTTATGTTGAAATTAATGAGCCAGTCCATTGCTCTACTTCATTGCCACGACGACGCGTGGCGACAGCAGCGGCAAGAACACACAGAgcggaagagaaagagaaacacaacaaaacaacagagatagagagagagagggagagagacacacagaagGAGTGAAGGGAATAGATGGTGATGAAGTCGCACAGACAAAAGCGGAAACAAGCACAACCAGCAGCTTCCGGCCAATGTAAATAAGGCACTAACCGAAAACCCACTGGCAAAAGATATGCAtgattacacacacacacatacacagacgcagacacacacatgcagctTGCGCTGGCATTCCTCTGGCCTGGTCCTGCTTCTGTTCCTGCCACTCCACACGGACTCCCAACTCATTTGCCAGGCAACCGAGCTCAATGATATTTTGCGCATTTCCAAGCGCGACTTGCTACGATTTTACCCGAAACGACATTCTGTATTTATGGCccagaacaacagcagcagcagcagccatatATGTACACTGCAAACAAAAGAAGGACCTATTCAAAGGGTActtacaaaataaaacaaaaacacacctTTACGGggttttaaattttttttaaatatccaACACCCTAATCAGAGTTTCTCTTAAtatctttattattttaaacaaACGAAATTGTTTCAGTGCACTTGTATATTAAGCGCCAGAGCTGTGTGTTATTAATGGCCCCagcttttgtttgttaaattgTTAATACTCTCACATTTACGCGCCTGCAGTTCGCATGGCCATTGCAGCTCTcgtttccacttccacttccgcttctgttgctgcttccgcttctctctgtctctctctcgttttgtGTCCCTGCACTTTGAGCCGAACGCGGTCAACGGCATAATGAGCTTctctgttttatttattttcttctgTTTCGTTGGCTGCTTCCTTTATGCTGTTTAATCCTTTTCCTCTTCGGCATGTGAAAAGAGCTTATGACGAAAGGTGAAGACCGTTGGTCCCGGGGAATGGGGAAGGCTTAAGGCCAAAGGCTGAGAATGAGGTTGCTTTCTGTGTCCTTGCCGGCAGCCACACGAAGGGAAAATTTCAAAAGAAACCCAACTTATTGCATTGGCATTTCATTCATTGACTCAAATCAGCCGAAAATCTCGGCTTAAAGGCCAGCCGTATCAGGCTTAATGTCAGCTGCGATTTAATTCTGGCCATTAAACGATGCACAGAAATGTTCTCCCTACTGGAGAGACACCCAAATTTACAGATTGGATGGGTGGTAATTTGTTCTCCCGTCCTTGGaggtatatttaatttattgtaatCGTTCTGGAATGTATAACAACTTTAGATTGTTTAGTAAAAACGACTTAAAAACCCATTATTCCATTTATTTACCTTCAAAATGATTTATATTAACCCTTATCGCACAGGACTTAGCACTTTCTTCAACCAGCACCGAGTTTACCGTTTACCGAGTTTTCCCACCTCGCTGTGGAAAGCTTCCTGGCAATGAGAGAACGGGTTGGTAACGTAGCCCTGGTCCGtgccactaaccatacagtatatagatgtgccagttcatacaacgaaagcgTCACACACTGGCTAGCGCGTTcagtaccccagagtgacgtcatcatgagagagagagcacagagagaacatctgtgcatgtgttagtacacacgcaatattcCAGTGGACCAAAAAGCTATAGTAAAACGAAACTATCATAAAATGTCCGGAAACGGACTTAGAAATGATCAAAATCCGGGAGCGATGAGTGAAGTCTCGCAAAATGCTCGCAGACGGATTTAGAAAAGAGCATTTACCGGACAAAACCCGAGTGACGACCAAAGTCTCGCAAAACTATCACAAACGGACTTAAAAACGGGCAAAATACGCAAGAAACGCCGGATCACGTAATAGAACATGAACGAACATGTCAAACTGCGGCCCGGCACAACGCCgccgttttttcgttttgtgttattttgtgATTAAAAACCGCAGCAGAAGTTTTGGGAGCAGTAGTTTTAGTTTGAGTTTGGGACCAGTATAAGACCCCAAAAAGACAACAATCTACACattctgtgtatatatttagtTAGCAGAGTTAATGATGTCGGGCGAGAAAGCATTCGACAAATGGATTCGGAGTTCTTGGCGTACAATTGTGTCCGACGAGGTCGCACGACAGTGCTCTTGGCGGGGCACAGAGGAGAAAAAGTGCATTAGGGGCTTGCGGGTTACTCTAGCCATCCGTAGTAagtattattttcaaattaatatgtatattgtaatATAATAAACATGATTATTTGTTTACAGCGGGATTTAAGGAAAGATTTTCGTTAGAAGACGCCGATTTCGACCGAATCACGCAAACATTTTTCCAGTACGCCCAAGACAGAGTGTcgaaggaaaaaaacaaattaaattgaattcactaatataattttttaatctatttatgttcaaccaaaattaaaaattaacattaattcaaataaaattaaaaattataaaaaacaaaaaaaatgtgtgcGTCCCTTTTCATATTACTTTCCGCTCGCAAAAGATATCATAAAGGGCTCGCAAACGATATTGCAAAAGGCTCGCAAACGATATTGCAAAAGGCTCGCAAGAGATATCATAAACGGCTCTCAAAAGTCTCGCAAAAGATATCATAAGCGGCTCGCAAAAGTCTCGCAAAAGATATCATAAACGCAATatatattgcgtgtgtactaacacatgcacagatgttctctctgcgctctctctctcatgatgacgtcactctggggtactgAACGCGCTAGCCAGTGTGTGAcgctttcgttgtatgaactggcacatctatatactgtatggttagtgtcCGTGCTCAGCCTCCACTGCGCAGCTGTTCAAACTGTCAGCCGGCATTTGGATGCTGGGCCCACACGCACACCGCCAGCCATAAGCCACTAGCCACCGGGTGGCCCACTCCAATCTGGAGGCCCTGCAACAGGATAAAAGAAGGCAAATCAAAGGCTGGCTGCTCAGTGGATGTTCCATCCTTGCAGGCAACGGTAGAGCGGAAGTCAGAAAAGAAATACGGAAACAGCAACATCTGAGAGTAAAAGGAAAACAGAGCGGAATTTGCCGCCTTGTGAAAATGTTTGGGATCTTTTAGGAGACAAAAGATAACCGAGTGCTTTGAGGACAAGAGCCGCCAATTTGGTGAAGTtacttaattaattgaaattgtaaACTGCGAGTGAAAGCAATCCCAAAATGCGACCGAGAGGCAGGGAAAACAGGCGAGTTCTGGTCCTGCCGTTGTTGCTCCTTCAATTCATCTGCAACTGCCGAGAGGCAGAGACTCTGCCAGATATCATCAAGATTGGTAAGTTGCGGATACAAATCCTTGAGTGGCTGTCACAAAATTCCGATGGAATCAAAATCCTTCCCATCCGATTGTACGCATCGCATCTCCGCACTGTATCGATTTTTTTCACGTCATAATCAAGAGCGCGTGCCTCTGTAaaagtgtgtgcgtgcgtgtgtgtgtgtgtgtgcttggcTAAAAATACGCGAGTGTGTaagtgtgtatctgtgttttgtttgttttcgtaCACGTACCCGGCGGAGTTCCCCTGCCTAAGTCCCAGTGCAGCAAAAATATTGGAcacatttgtatttacatatCTGGTAACATGCTTTTCCCTTCTTTTATCATTTATCGCCGCAGGTGGGCTCTTCCATCCCTCCGACGACCACCAGGAGCTTGCCTTCCGCCAGGCCGTGGACCGCATCAACGCCGACCGCTCCATCTTGCCGCGCTCCAAGCTGGTGGCCCAGATCGAGCGCATCTCCCCCTTCGACAGCTTCCATGCCGGCAAACGGGGTGAGTATGGGGGGTGGGAATGGGCGTGGGGGCCTGCCCTGTTTTTGCCGCCTTGCCCTTTACCTGATGCTTTTACCTGCATATTTGATTTGGTCTTTTCCCATATCGCTCTTTGTTCTGCTCTGATGGAGCGAGCTCACATTTGTGttcgctttttgttttcttatttatttacttcACTTTAACCCCTTTGTTTTTgctcatccgcatccgcatcctcaTCCGCATTTGATTTGTGATTTATGTTATGTTAATTGACGCCCTGGGGCCGCTTGAATTCTCTTGTAACTCCATTACGGACAATCGATGCAATTTGATACCATTGTTGCACATTCCAGGCTCCCATAaatcattaatatttattactACACAATATTGTTAACAGCCAGGGGAATAGCGGTAGTCGAAATCAAGTCAAAGCGAGCCAGAAAGAAATGTTCAACATTCCGACTAAAAGACATCCTTTTCAGCTGGATATTTGGTACTCTAGAAAAGAATAGATTATTGATGTGATTCAACATATTAATAATCTATACTTTCGTGGATGAACATTATTTCCTTCGGGTTTTTTGCATCCATTTCGAAGAACGCAAAATCCCCCTTTTGTTTCGCAAGTACCAGGTACCTAAAACTATTATCTTTATAAGCTTGAAATTACGTTAATGGAAACagcatcaaaatcaaatcaacatCATCAGGGGAGCCATCTGAGATGTTTGATGATAAGCTCAGCAAATTTTCACTATGCAATTTCAGGTTTAATATTTcgaagaaaagcaaagaacaAAGGTAAAGCATTCAAGTCAGGATAAGTCGTAAAGCGGGGGCAAGGAGCGTAAAGGGAGCCAGCCGAACTGTCGAATATTCTGTGATAAATGAGACACAAACGACGCTGAAGGTTGCCCCAATACTCATGGCCAAAAAATACCTTGCGGCCCATTAAGAAAACCCAGAGTAAAACACTTTTCAGCACGACAGTAACGAGCCGAGCCGGTCGAGgtccggggccggggccggagCCGGGGCCGGGCCATccgagctgagctgagctgaggcATTCGCCCACACACtgaggcacagacacacacacatgcccaGAGGATGTTAACCGCATCACCGACTCGAAGCATCGAAGTGCAcctgcagcagccgcacctGCACTTACACGTGCTTAGTGGGTTTGATGAGGCAAAGGATGCTGACAGACAGAGCAACGCCAAGCTAAGGAGAGGGATTGGATGGGTGGGCATggggatgtgggtgtgggtgtgggtgtgaggTTGGCTTTTGATGGCTGGGAGAGAGTTGAAAGGAAACgccaaaaaggcaaaatgAAATTATGTCATACTCAAGTGCATTTTAAATATGCGAACGAGGCTAACTGAACATTACCCTAGCCCAAGCCAAAGCACATTACTGCGCTGGCACTTgggctcttttttttgtttcctttgcaAGTCGAAGGCGAATCCGTGGGTCCCTGAGAGTCAGCTCATAGCTTGAGATTATCTCCCCCCAATACAGATGCTTCTACGAGCATCTGTAAGAAAGAAATCGGATTGGGAATGGGAAAATAAGAATGGGAACTGAACCCAAGCATATTACTTGGAAATCAATTTGTGACTTTTAAGCTCTTTGGGGGATTTGTGTTTCACTCAATTTGCCATAAggaaatatgtgtgtgtgtctgtctgtgtgttggTGTGGTCTCCAAACTACAAAACTTGCTCCAAACGAACATGTGTTCGCATGAAACCTATGTGGGTGATATTTTACAGCGGTTTGGCTTGATTGTCAATTGGAATTCttgatgggaatgggaattaCCAAGATGATGATGTTTCCGAGCTTGAGCTTTGTGAAAGTGCAGCCCAGCCAACAACTACTTACAACTGTCTCAATATTTCTCTAACTTGATACTCCTACTATCCCCTACTGCCACTCCTATTCGTATTGAGACCAAGTGcacttttgtttgtctttcaGTTTGCGGTTTATTGAACATTGGTGTCGCTGCCATATTCGGACCACAATCCTCGCATACCGCCAGCCATGTACAGAGCATTTGTGACAACATGGAAGTAAGTATGAGCCTGaatgtgtgtggctgtgggtgcgggtgggggtggggtggggctaTGAATGTTGAATGGGAATGTGGATGGTGGCAGATGGAATGCAATTGCATTGCAAAAGTAGAATGATGGCAATAGAACCCTTCTAAAGGAGAGCCACCCACTCATTCTAGATACCGCATTTGGAGAATCGCTGGGACTACCGACTGAGGCGGGAAAGCTGCCTGGTGAACCTTTATCCGCATCCTAATACACTCTCAAAGGTATGAATATGCTTCCTTGGCCATGCTGCCTTCCTCTTCACGATGTTGACGCTTGTGTTTGAATTAAGGCTTATGTGGATATTGTACGGCACTGGGGCTGGAAGACGTTCACCATAATCTACGAGAACAATGACGGAATCGTGCGACTGCAGGAGCTGCTCAAGGCACACGGTATGACACCGTTTCCCATTACGGTGCGCCAGCTAAGCGACAGCGGGGATTACCGGTACGAAACAACATACGACAATAATATACTTACAATATTTACATGCCCTACATTCCGCCCTAGTCCCCTTCTTAAGCAAATCAAGAACTCAGCCGAGGCCCACATTGTCCTGGATTGCTCCACGGAGCGCATTCACGAGGTCCTCAAGCAGGCCCAGCAGATTGGGATGATGAGCGACTACCACAGCTATCTGGTTACATCCCTGGACCTGCACACCGTGAACCTGGATGAGTTTCGCTATGGCGGGACCAACATAACCGGATTTCGGCTCATCAACGATAAGATCGTCTCGGACGTGGTGCGTCAGTGGAGCATCGATGAGAAGGGCCTCCTCCGTTCGGCCAATCTGACCACAGTACGTTCGGAGACGGCTCTGATGTACGATGCCGTGCATCTGTTTGCCAAGGCGCTGCATGACCTGGACACCTCGCAGCAGATCGACATTCATCCGATCAGCTGTGACGGCCAGAGCACCTGGCAGCACGGCTTTAGCCTCATAAACTATATGAAGATCGTGGAGATGAAGGGCCTCACGAATGTGATCAAGTTCGATCACCAGGGTTTCCGCACCGACTTCATGCTGGACATTGTGGAGCTTACACCAGCGGGAATCCGCAAGATCGGCACCTGGAACTCCACGCTACCCGATGGCATCAACTTCACACGCACCTTcagccagaagcagcaggagattGAGGCGAATCTGAAGAACAAAACCCTAGTGGTGACCACCATTCTGGTAATACTATAAGACTTGACTGCCATgatcatccatccatcatcTTCTGGTTAtccttgtttttctttgtagAGCAATCCGTATTGCATGCGCAAGGAGTCGGCTGTGCCGCTCAGTGGCAACGATCAGTTCGAGGGCTATGCTGTCGATCTAATCCATGAGATCTCCAAGTCCCTAGGTTTCAACTATAAAATACAACTGGTACCCGATGGCAGCTATGGAAGTCTGAATAAATTAACAGGGTAAGAATTAATGCCCAGTATGTTTCTTGAATAAAGTCCTCAACATATTCTTATAGAGAATGGAATGGCATGATACGAGACCTGCTGGAGCAGCGTGCCGATCTGGCTATCGCGGATCTCACCATCACCTTTGAGCGGGAACAAGCTGTGGACTTTACCACACCCTTCATGAACCTGGGCGTATCCATCCTCTACCGCAAACCCATCAAGCAGCCACCCAACTTGTTCTCCTTCCTGTCGCCCTTGTCGCTGGACGTTTGGATCTACATGGCAACAGCCTATTTAGGTGTCTCAGTGCTGCTCTTCATTCTGGCCAAGTAGTTTAATGTCAAAAGATGCAATTTTCGTTGCTAAGAAATGGCTTTTCTATAGATTCACACCCTACGAGTGGCCAGCCTACACCGATGCCCATGGCGAAAAGGTGGAGAGCCAGTTCACGCTGCTCAACTGCATGTGGTTTGCCATTGGATCGCTGATGCAACAAGGCTGCGACTTCCTGCCCAAGTAAGGATAATCAACATAGCTCTTCTTAGTTGGAGATGACCAAAGTAACTTTCTTTAGGGCTCTATCCACTCGTATGGTGGCTGGCATTTGGTGGTTCTTCACACTGATTATGATCTCTTCGTATACGGCCAACCTGGCTGCCTTTTTGACGGTCGAACGCATGGACTCGCCCATCGAAAGTGCCGAGGACTTGGCC contains:
- the KaiR1D gene encoding glutamate receptor ionotropic, kainate 2, whose translation is MRPRGRENRRVLVLPLLLLQFICNCREAETLPDIIKIGGLFHPSDDHQELAFRQAVDRINADRSILPRSKLVAQIERISPFDSFHAGKRVCGLLNIGVAAIFGPQSSHTASHVQSICDNMEIPHLENRWDYRLRRESCLVNLYPHPNTLSKAYVDIVRHWGWKTFTIIYENNDGIVRLQELLKAHGMTPFPITVRQLSDSGDYRPLLKQIKNSAEAHIVLDCSTERIHEVLKQAQQIGMMSDYHSYLVTSLDLHTVNLDEFRYGGTNITGFRLINDKIVSDVVRQWSIDEKGLLRSANLTTVRSETALMYDAVHLFAKALHDLDTSQQIDIHPISCDGQSTWQHGFSLINYMKIVEMKGLTNVIKFDHQGFRTDFMLDIVELTPAGIRKIGTWNSTLPDGINFTRTFSQKQQEIEANLKNKTLVVTTILSNPYCMRKESAVPLSGNDQFEGYAVDLIHEISKSLGFNYKIQLVPDGSYGSLNKLTGEWNGMIRDLLEQRADLAIADLTITFEREQAVDFTTPFMNLGVSILYRKPIKQPPNLFSFLSPLSLDVWIYMATAYLGVSVLLFILAKFTPYEWPAYTDAHGEKVESQFTLLNCMWFAIGSLMQQGCDFLPKALSTRMVAGIWWFFTLIMISSYTANLAAFLTVERMDSPIESAEDLAKQTRIKYGALKGGSTAAFFRDSKISTYQRMWSFMESARPSVFTASNGEGVDRVAKGKGSYAFLMESTSIEYVTERNCELTQVGGMLDTKSYGIATPPNSPYRTAINSVILKLQEEGKLHILKTKWWKEKRGGGKCRVETSKSSSAANELGLANVGGVFVVLMGGMGVACVIAVCEFVWKSRKVAVEERLSAILNE